From the Asterias amurensis chromosome 1, ASM3211899v1 genome, the window agagcgccaaaatcaagagtttgttctaaggcgctgaggcacagttgAACGGTTATGAGCTTTTAAGGAGTGTCTTGAATAAGGTGAGTGAGCTGGCATTTCTGATCTGTGTAGGAAGCTTATTCCATATTTTGGGGCCATATACAGAGAATGATCTCTCTGCAAAAGTAGAATAGCGAGTTCTTGGCACTCTAAAGGGAATTGTGTCTGAAAATGTTACATGTTATCAACAGCTGTAGTGCTTATTACAAAGTAAGTATTTAtggtcataattttaccaaaaccTTATACTGGTTGGGGTGAGGTGCATCAATGCATTACCTTCAAAAAGTGGCGTGTTGTGTTTGATGACGGCCCGATTGGACGGCACGAATGCCAGCTTCCACACTAAGCCAGCAGCCAATTCTTGTTCAGTATCTGAGAAGTGGACTGTCAACATCTTGACCAGTGGATCCAGTCCTCCTTTCTGGACAATCTTCACCTTGTTCTCATCATTCAAGGCCAAGTTGTTTATGCCAATCATGAGTTCTTCGACAGTGAAACCATATCTGGGTGAACAAAAGTTGAAATGTAGCCCTTTAGTGACAATGGAGTtagacaaatttattttaatctgGTACATTAATCCTGAGTTCTTCAACAGTGAAACCATATCtagttggaaaaaaaagttaaacaagaACAACGTttagtaagtaggatttgaaacttaagTGAAAATTTTATAAGACAAACTTAGTGTACCTGTTAATCCAGACATCAATGGTTCAAGTCCTGatccagtcaatttgtctttgttcaaacacTAACCAATTTACCACTTACCCAGTTTATTACTTGACAAGTTTATTTATGATTAGAAGATGGTCTTTAATttaacccaggtcaaaattccagttgaacctagttaactggggtcaactggtgcaactggatagtgatcaaactcgtccattttccatattaaccaactggtttggactaggtttaactgtgttcaactaggttgaaattataaaccagttggtctctgtccattttccatattaaaccaactggttttaactgtgtttaactagtttatcaactggtttcaactagttccagttaaacccagtttaactaggttcaactggaattttgacctgggaaaaGATCGTCCTTTGAAAacttagggctagatagctcagttggtagagctagACGTTAATCCAGAGGACAGTGTTCAAAACCCCTTGTGGTGTATTATTTGATCTCTGAAACCtagagttaatccaacggttcttttcagaaccaccccaactcattaaaagagattgttattacatggtgttaccgcaaactcttctatatcttatctccaccatgcaaagtttcaaatcctacttatgttGGCATATCTTCAAAAAGGAATTGAAGTCCCATTGTTTGGCTAGTTTTTCTCTTCACTTGTTCTGACCATAACTTTTGTGTCATCCTTTTTTGGTTTTAATTGTATGTTCCTCGATCAGTTTTCTGGGAATGTGCATATTATAATGTATAATccatattattaaaaaaaaatctaatgcTGGTTAATTTTTACAATACTCAGTAATAAATCTACCTTTTAGTCTTGTGTTCCTTTGTCTTCAGTGCTTCTTTCACTAATGTCAGCAGAAAGTCAATGGAGCCATCCGTAGCCGTGATCTTTTCACTTTCTTCCTCTGTGATGATGTAAGACAAGATGAGTAAACACTGAACACGAACGATGAGGAAGGTGCACTTCATGAGGGTACAGAGGATCTCCACAGCTCCCGCCTTGCGGTAAATCTCACGGTTGTCTCCGCACAACCGGATGGAATTACTCAGTATGCCCAGAACACCTCGTACAACGTGCCTCCTACTCTCGTTCTTCAACTGGTCGAAGTTCAAAGCGGGGTTGGAGAGTTCCTGAATGGAAGCTTCTAAAGCGCCGGTCCGTCCGAGGACCACACAAAGCTCCTCGACGCTATCGGTATAGTTCCAGTACGACATCCGCATTTTCTTCAGGTTAATCAACGCCTGCTTACGTTGGGGGTCCTCGCTCTCTTTATTGAATAAATCATGAGTGTATAGATTCGTGTGAATCGTCAGGTACAGTTCGCCAAAACCTTGTTCGACCAAATACTTTCCCAGCTGGAGACGATTTGCTCTATCAAATGACAGCTTTCCAAGAGTGGCAAATTTCTTAAAACATTCCTCTGCTGCAAAGTCATCCACAGTTTTTAAGTAAGTCACGACTTCAGCAATTTTGTTCATCTTATCCTCGATGGTCTCTTCATCGGGTGCCTCTtctccttcttcttttttctcgGCCTGTGGAATTAAACCAAACATATATGCATATAAAATAGCTTTGCCAAtatcaacctcccccttttAACCCATTATTATTCAAACCAAACCACAAGCTGCTTGGAGGTCACCTACCCAGAGCAGCTTAGTGCCGATTTAAATAGATGCCTAGAGGTCATGGTCGATTTTGGGCAAATGTGTTCTGGATGGGCTTGATTGCAAGTCCAGCCTGTGAGTGTGGAGCTGCCCTCCAAACAGCTGCCCACATTACCACTGACTGATTTTTTTGTATAGTTGCCCTAGCGAGCAGTCCCTAAAGGAGCTAGACAGTCTGACCACACAATGgctaattgtattttttaatgtagTTTAATCTTAGACATATATTCATAGTCAAAAGATCTTCCAGGCGACTCCAGAGGAAGTGAGGTAGTCACAAAATGTGACAAACTTACTAAGCCtgcctcaggtcgacctacgATTTTCTTGCACCCGCAACAAACCATCGGCAACGCGCAGACAAAATATGCTCAGGtcacaacaactgagaaatcgTGTGCCTGCGATTGGTTCCCGACCATCCACATCACGTACAAGTTGAAATTGTTCTACTCGTGCGACTATTACTTTTTTTGAGCAGCGACTgtttcagattgtcttaaaatcatcGCAGTTACGCACAGGTCGTATATAATCGCCGACCGAAAAGTTCCCAATGGTCTTAGCTCAGGCGTAATGTAATCCTGAAAAGTCAGTCGccgactgttttttgttgacgcAAGGTGGACCAGAGGCCGGGCTTTAAAGAGATCCCCGCAGGATTTTTCAAACTGCTTCAAGCTCCGGCCTAGCTGTGTTTTCTAATGGTGAGACATCTGCtcctagcaatgcaaaggtcatgggttcaaatcctatgggaaagtattgagtatacaatGCATTTATACACATCAGTCTAAGGGTAAAAacttattctttatccccgatgcaaaactaacagaTCTAATTAAGACTCAAATTGATTTAAGATGTACAAAAAAATCCCTACCAGGTCAGCATCTCCATCTCCTGCCGCCTTTTGCGAGGACAGATCCACGCTTCCCTTTTCATTGTTATTGTTCATCGTCCCATTAGCCTCCCCTGCCTTCTTCTTGAGTTGTTGGTTCTTCGTTGAGCTCGGTGTACTTCCCATCATGGGTCAGAGGTCATACATTCACGGGATGCTGCAACAATCCATTACTCATGATGAAGGGTCGAACGTATTTTTCCTGCAAAAGGAAATGTAAGCAGGATATTAAATAAGAGAAAAGCCCTGGGGGTTGTTAAATAGTTGCAGTGCAAGGGAGACTGACATCCTAGCGCTACACCATATATTAACAACCTGATACTTAGGAACATGGCAATTATGTTGTATTTAGGCTTAGTTTATTGCCTAACAATAAAAAGTATTAATTTTCTCGATTCCAAAATCAATATAATTCTGGTTTGGTACTGGAAGGAGATTCtgcctcccccaccccctcccctacACCCTGAGAATCTGCCCCTTAATAAAGTGAATTGTGTTGAAGTTTTGTCAGATAATGCTCTCGTTTGAATTGACTTCCTCTAGCCCATGTTAGTTTACTGTATGTGGGGACACACACTCACCTCTGGGGACGAAATCCCCAATGGCACAATCACTAGTACAAAGTTTTACTGAAACACAATTGAGACTAGCCAATCTTTATACTATACTAGAgcgctttttaaaaaaaagcaatGAGTAGCCAATATTATATTAAATTCCAGGAGTTTTCAACCACTACTTGGAGGAATGCCGTCATTTATTAATAAACACCTTTTGAATTTAAATTCTCACTACCACAGTCATctccaacaaataaataatagtaataaacatTCCTCTTTTATTTAGATGATTGTAAATATAAAGTTTACTCTATGTTTTATATAAGATCaaaaccttttctttttttctgatttgTGGCTCacgatgaatttttttttaagagaaaaattcttaaatttaaatttagacCTAAAATTTGGTCATTGCACATGTTCAGTTGGCACAATACATCCCATAAGTCtgccaaaaaaagaaaagaaagaaagactAAAAAGCAGAACAAAAAGAAATCACAGACGAGTTCCTTTTCAATAAGGTTTATcacgaatagcaaaatatcaagagagggcgctgttgaacccacacaaaggtataggcgttgcgtgcgtgagtcgtagaaactgcatagaaatcGCCCCATATTctttcccacaatgcattgcgtttctgaatcgcgataaaccttattgtcagttgtttacttatttattgttcATGATGATGATCAGGGATGGACATGCACCCGATGCCGATGGAGAGAGAAAATTATTCATGGCGGCAGGAGGACAAGAAAATTAGATTTAGAAAGTCATATAATTTATTGTAACAACTTTACAATATCATGGAGGAACTGGAActagaggaagaaaaaaaccatcAGTTTGACACAGGTCAACATACATGACAGACAATATTATTATCTAATTCTAATCATCCATTGTATTTTCAATTCATCATCCATATATCCGATtccgattattattattattacaaattaaaataacaaacaatacaTCACCATTCCAACCTTCTTTCCATGGCTTTTGAACCAGTAGGATCCACGCTTTATTTATAACATTTCCCACgggttgttttttaaattgatttccGGAATTGGTGGGTTTTGCAGACGATGTTTTGAGCCCTATCTCACGGGTCTACTCATCTTCACTCTTCTTGGTTACATAGCTCAGTTTACATTGGCAACCCCTGGTGCCTTGCTAGCAGCACACATACTCACAACATACAACGACGTCTGACTCAAGACTGTAAAGCGCTCTTCTCACTTTctctgagggcgctatttataaTTAATGGGTTGCAAAGTttggcaattattttgagcgCTGCGGCCGTCAGCGCGTCCCGTCCGCGATCTGTTGTCCCTGAAGGGTAAAATTgccttggaaaaaaataataatcctgatttaaaaaaaggaaaatcctTTTTTTCCCCGACTtttaagaagaacaaaatttcccaattgaaaagcactacgagtGCAGtgaattttgatgtacagaaatcGAAGTACTGCGTCCCATCCCCATACTCAATTACTCAGATCTATGCTACATGTACGTAGGTGCCAAGGAAGGTTCAAATCCATGAAACATGAAACGGCAATATAAAAAAGTGAAATAGTTTTAAATAACCCGAAGATATTTATATGCtctcattttcatttcatgaaaggcgaattttgtttctttcagatgaAGTCAATATTGTCTTGTCGGACATTTAATTAATGTTCGCCCTGTACAACAATTTCTTCGATTAAAATGAGTCAAAACTTGGAGGAGGAAAACTGCGAGCCATAAAGTGGCTTCATGTTGATCGTAAAAACGTTTTGCCTTGCCGACCTGTCAAAAAATGTAAGCCTGTTAGCCTTACAGTCAGTTTCAAACCTTTATGAATGATGGCTCTGTTCCTtttgatgacagaaaaaaagtaGGCTAGTTGTCAGTGTTTATGAGAATGTCTTCCTTCCTTCTTTATTTGTGCACATTTTCGGAATCAAAATTACTAGAGCAACACATGAGTAGGTACTTGAAAGATTTCACTGAGAAAATAAATGAAGTGCCATTATTTAGGCCTATAATTATGACCGtggtctcaaaataattgacccTTCATCTTTAGCATGTATGATGACTTAATGTGCTAACAAGTCACATTATGAAACCTTAGGGCATATCCGGTTGTCAAAATCGGACTCAGTGTAGGACTTGCacatcacaaggttgtgggttcaaatcccccagctaactgctgatttcactgACTAGAAAAaaattgtcgtctagttactaaatcaaaatttcttgatttgtgcaattcataaagCAATTTTGTATATGAGAGCGATTGGCTGTTCCCCAGCTCGGCGCATATATCCCCTTGCGGGAGtttgagttcccttgatggaaagattatccagacaaacaaaataactcATATTTGAGATGCCCTTTCTCAGTCTCTCCTTGACGCATGCCTACGGCTGCATGTGAGCATTAAGACTGACTGagcctagttgcgataacgtaacacTACTCCCGGCCGACGGCGGGAGGATCCTCCTCTCTGAGGGTTCATCGCAACGACTGAGCCATGCTAAGACACGGTCGGTCGCCTTTTGTGTAAACctcgagaaaaacaaattgagggAGAGGGAAATTAAATGTGGCTTTTTGGGGGAGCAAAAAGTATCGTGGCGGCTGCTGGCTGAACAATGCGTCGATTCTCAGCGAATACTCTCGTATATGCACAAGAGTGTCCATTTATTATgggaagtaaaacaaaaaatcctgcTGTTTTGTTTGAGAACTTGTAATGCCTATCTCAATAAACTAGTAATAATTTATACCGGAGAAACCAGCTGACCTAGCAACCTCAGTCGTCAAGTTAGATGGTCTGCTAGAGATTGTATCAGATCCACGGATATACCGGTGGGGTCAGGTGTTTTAACGAAATAAAGTTGTTATCACAAGACAGACCAAAGCTCGTTTGtgtacacgagtcaatggggaATTCCCTTGAGACAGCGGACTAGTCTATTTTGTGAAGTATCCAGCGGATAAGCGACCTTGCCCTGGCCACCGTCCTAAAAAGCGTATTATCCACCAACAACACACCGTAACTAGTATTGCAGTAGTTGTAAGCCTACTAAATAGCAACGATAAAACTTGATTAATTCTACCTTTCAAGAATGTTATGGTATATAAGAAAGTGACCTACTACAACACCGTCTGTGCAAGTTTCGCGCGTTTCGGAATGAGAAAGCACATCAAACGAACAACTTTATTCtttctgaaataaaaaagttgcCTTAAATTatatttgatgacaaattttGATTCCAAATAATATGAACATAGTTCATAGTATGTCACTAATTTAGAACAATTAGtgagtccttactctatggaaAAACCACAAAGCTATTGACGGGAAACCCCCCAAAAAGCAAGTGGGCATACAGCCGCCCGTGCTGCTACCACGGACTGTAGCCCGCCCTCTTTGGGtacaaaataaaagtaaaaacttTAGATACGCTGGTACTACAACAAGGAAACCGTATTGAACATGTCTTCACTTATACCGTCAGAACGCGTACCAGCGATTTAGGGACTTTATAAAACACGACTTTGCACCCGATCATCAGCAGAGAGCTGAGACAGGTTGGTTAGCTAACCGGAGTAAGTGTTGTATTGAGGGCAAGCAAAGTTTCCTATTCTTCGGCAGTTCATCTAGCTGAAGCTGAGTGAAAAAGACCGAGGAAAAATGGCAGCCAGTAGTGCAACACCGTTAATAGTCCGGCTGGTGTCGGCCTCTGTGGCAATTGCAAACAGAGCGGGGagcatcatcagaaaaatcatGAAGGACGGTTCTCTGAATATTGTCCAGAAGGTAAGATGAATAAGATTACCCATGGAGTACCCGATTACTTTTCAACTGGCACTGCTGTGTGTTGGGTCTGTGCTGTGACTGTCTGGGAGTGGGAGTTTCTGTGTAGCGTGGAGTTCAACATATAAAACCTCCATGAACAGTCACCTTCCTTGACACTTCCTATTggagtattagtattagtaaaACATACACTAACTAACACTGGAAACAGTAACACTAAATAAAGTACA encodes:
- the LOC139938006 gene encoding uncharacterized protein, whose amino-acid sequence is MMGSTPSSTKNQQLKKKAGEANGTMNNNNEKGSVDLSSQKAAGDGDADLAEKKEEGEEAPDEETIEDKMNKIAEVVTYLKTVDDFAAEECFKKFATLGKLSFDRANRLQLGKYLVEQGFGELYLTIHTNLYTHDLFNKESEDPQRKQALINLKKMRMSYWNYTDSVEELCVVLGRTGALEASIQELSNPALNFDQLKNESRRHVVRGVLGILSNSIRLCGDNREIYRKAGAVEILCTLMKCTFLIVRVQCLLILSYIITEEESEKITATDGSIDFLLTLVKEALKTKEHKTKRYGFTVEELMIGINNLALNDENKVKIVQKGGLDPLVKMLTVHFSDTEQELAAGLVWKLAFVPSNRAVIKHNTPLFEALTELRTCHNAALREACTGALWETTEGKIDLPGHIHSEGGSSHEGATVSNKHIMISYQWDVQKRMIMLKDELISAGYNVWMDVDKMEGDILGAMAEAVENSAVVLVALSRKYKDSHNTRTEATYAYKQNIPIVPLLVEKDYSADGWLGALVGTLLYFKFFEDAQLEQNLPYLVQELGNRAKEGAIVEKGIVQATKASLTASKPAASNPTKVGRAVVATWEKDQVQKWLKDNELMDAHKKMLQFNGELLVQMYKQSQRAPEFFHSSLRQELGLDFLTILKLTSALDKLMI